A genomic stretch from Helianthus annuus cultivar XRQ/B chromosome 1, HanXRQr2.0-SUNRISE, whole genome shotgun sequence includes:
- the LOC110866151 gene encoding serine carboxypeptidase-like 40 produces MENKTILVIFTSLFLSTLVYETQANKQVHALVRLYKAKLTKDATVNTSHFEAPKSLHKPNVVLPQKGRKENDKIQKLPGQPYVKFDQYGGYVTVNETAGRAFYYYFVEAEKSKESLPLLLWLNGGPGCSSLAYGAMQELGPFRVNSDGKTLYRNKFSWNRAANVLFLESPAGVGFSYSNKSADYENGGDKSTAADNYVFLLNWLERFPEYKGRDFYLAGESYAGHYVPQLAQTIIYHNLKANKTLINLKGILIGNAVINDETDTIGMYDYFGSHAIISDETAFTIRKYCNFSPDAVTQSDTCIDATNDADYNIEAIDIYNIYAPLCFDGNLTTKAKKTSWQNIDPCSDYYTYAYMNRQDVQEALHANVTKLEHDWEPCSEILKGWLDSSSTVVPLLKEFMKLKLRVWIFSGDTDARVPITSTKYSIDSMKLPIKTKWHPWFHQGEAAGFAQVYKGDLTLATVRGAGHQVPSYQPKRALALVRHFLSGKPLMDPSRR; encoded by the exons ATGGAGAATAaaaccattttggtcattttcacATCTCTCTTCCTTTCAACATTGGTTTATGAAACCCAAGCCAACAAACAGGTTCATGCTCTCGTTCGACTCTATAAAGCGAAGCTAACGAAAGATGCGACTGTTAACACAAGCCATTTTGAGGCACCGAAAAGTTTACACAAACCGAATGTTGTTCTTCCTCAAAAAGGCCGAAAAGAgaatgataaaattcaaaaacttccTGGCCAACCGTACGTCAAGTTCGACCAATACGGTGGCTATGTCACGGTGAACGAAACTGCTGGCCGAGCATTTTATTATTACTTTGTTGAAGCAGAGAAATCTAAAGAGTCTTTGCCACTTCTTCTTTGGCTAAATGGAG GGCCAGGATGCTCATCGCTTGCTTATGGAGCAATGCAGGAGCTGGGACCATTTCGAGTCAATAGCGATGGGAAAACTCTTTACCGAAACAAATTTTCTTGGAATCGCG CGGCAAACGTTTTGTTTCTAGAGTCGCCGGCTGGAGTAGGGTTTTCGTACTCTAACAAATCCGCAGACTACGAAAATGGGGGTGATAAATCAACAGCTGCTGATAATTATGTGTTCCTATTGAATTGGCTAGAGCGATTCCCAGAGTATAAAGGAAGGGACTTTTATCTGGCGGGAGAGAGCTATGCGGGACATTACGTCCCTCAGCTCGCGCAAACCATCATTTATCACAACCTGAAAGCTAACAAAACCCTAATCAATCTTAAAGGGATCCTT ATTGGAAACGCTGTAATCAACGATGAGACAGATACGATCGGGATGTATGATTACTTTGGTTCTCACGCAATAATTTCAGATGAAACTGCTTTTACAATCCGCAAATATTGTAATTTTTCACCAGATGCAGTCACGCAATCGGATACGTGCATTGACGCCACAAACGACGCTGATTATAACATCGAAGCTATAGACATCTACAACATTTATGCCCCTTTATGCTTTGATGGCAATCTTACAACAAAAGCCAAGAAGACATCG TGGCAGAATATCGATCCTTGTAGCGATTACTACACCTATGCGTATATGAACCGTCAAGATGTTCAAGAGGCTTTGCATGCCAATGTAACCAAGCTCGAGCATGATTGGGAACCATGCAG TGAAATTCTCAAAGGTTGGCTAGACAGCTCCTCAACAGTTGTTCCACTCCTTAAAGAATTCATGAAGCTTAAGCTTCGCGTTTGGATATTCAG TGGAGACACTGATGCAAGGGTACCAATCACCTCAACCAAGTATTCCATTGATTCTATGAAGCTTCCTATTAAAACTAAATGGCATCCTTGGTTTCATCAAGGAGAG GCGGCTGGTTTTGCACAAGTTTATAAAGGGGATCTAACGTTAGCAACGGTTCGAGGGGCCGGTCACCAGGTACCAAGCTACCAACCAAAGAGAGCACTTGCACTTGTCAGGCATTTTTTGTCAGGAAAGCCGCTAATGGATCCTTCAAGACGTTGA
- the LOC110887408 gene encoding protein FAR1-RELATED SEQUENCE 5-like, whose translation MDPQSSNARNTEDVDFEDAEVDTGLEDAEHYRNPTSGNNITLDDQTTERLYIPEVASSCVPVIGMEFSSIEQAYVFYQTYAKKAGFSARKGGEHHVGGIIRSKYFVCSKEGHKPQEFDDNYSKLSKPYKRRNRPTIRTGCKAQIKLCSTDGVLFKVDKFVQSHNHSFVCPKDMHLLPAYRHLSETQEEMIWELGTLNLGPVKAFNIMRKRYGGFENVGATKDDCKNFRARIHSYIGQYDADMVINRLTDKKKFMVDYSFFHSVDENKRLTGLFWADGLCKRNYAEFGDVISFDATFKTNKYKMVFVPFTGIDNHCRNVTLGAGLLASESIESYKWLLQSFLNSFGKQPNVVVTDQDPAMKQAIEAVFDKSRHRLCMWHIMKKLADKVGHQLCNNEDFKRRMCDIVWTDSITPEMFEREWKLIMIDFGLTENKWLDDMFCMRSSWIPAFYRHEPMSGLMRTTSRSESENHFFCQVANSQLTLVEFFNHFDGAMDIQRFNHRKNDHISRNTVPDNFSESTLEDDAMKIYTRSIFADQQAELQGTLSECLPIETKIEEPFLRISMKDWKAHGDGLLEVCFKKGEDVIALCTCRRFEQYGLLCKHIYFVFKMFKVKEIPNKYVMRRWTKDVVPNDLNNTFDITVDGDDAHKKAKEVAYEIMQTGEYLIGNLIKDFDHLLIVRDRMREMKEMVDELRITKPIDPKFDRYSRLIGYEKPNTGEPPTVRVPTGIRNKGRGSHKRIKSKKEKIISLKGKRSRTCSVCNIKGHDIRTCEVLKGKATAADKVANKEGRKRRAIQLEKDPNLVDEEDEEVESGDEEEFEESDEAEDSDFECEDE comes from the exons ATGGATCCACAGAGTAGTAATGCTCGAAACACAGAAGATGTCGATTTTGAAGATGCAGAGGTCGATACCGGACTTGAGGATGCAGAGCATTATCGGAACCCAACATCAGGCAACAACATTACCTTAGACGATCAGACTA CTGAAAGATTGTATATCCCAGAGGTAGCTTCATCATGTGTTCCTGTTATTGGAATGGAGTTCTCTTCCATAGAACAAGCATATGTTTTTTATCAGACAtatgccaagaaggcagggtTCTCCGCTCGAAAAGGAGGTGAACATCATGTTGGTGGTATTATTAGGTCTAAGTATTTTGTGTGTTCAAAAGAGGGGCATAAACCACAGGAATTTGATGATAATTATTCGAAGTTGTCTAAGCCATATAAACGTAGGAACAGACCGACTATTCGAACCGGCTGTAAAGCACAAATTAAGCTTTGTTCGACGGATGGGGTGTTGTTTAAGGTTGATAAGTTTGTTCAATCGCATAATCATTCATTCGTGTGCCCCAAAGACATGCACTTATTACCAGCTTATAGACATCTGTCTGAGACACAAGAAGAGATGATATGGGAGCTTGGTACATTGAATCTTGGGCCAGTGAAAGCCTTTAATATAATGAGAAAAAGATACGGCGGGTTTGAAAATGTAGGTGCAACTAAAGACGATTGCAAGAATTTTAGAGCTAGGATACATAGCTACATCGGacagtatgatgcagatatggttATCAATAGGCTGACCGATAAAAAGAAGTTTATGGTTGATTATTCATTCTTTCATTCGGTCGATGAAAACAAACGATTAACCGGCCTGTTTTGGGCCGATGGCTTGTGCAAACGTAACTATGCTGAGTTTGGAGATGTCATATCGTTTGATGCTACATTTAAAACCAACAA GTATAAAATGGTTTTTGTACCTTTTACTGGTATTGATAATCATTGTCGAAATGTGACACTTGGAGCCGGGTTGTTAGCATCCGAAAGCATTGAATCATACAAGTGGCTTTTACAATCATTTTTGAACTCATTCGGTAAGCAGCCGAATGTGGTTGTCACTGATCAGGATCCCGCGATGAAACAAGCCATCGAAGCAGTGTTCGATAAGAGTAGGCACAGATTAtgtatgtggcacataatgaagaAACTTGCTGATAAG GTCGGACATCAGCTGTGCAATAACGAAGACTTTAAGAGACGTATGTGTGACATTGTATGGACAGATTCGATTACGCCAGAAATGTTTGAGAGAGAATGGAAGCTGATAATGATTGATTTCGGTCTAACTGAGAATAAGTGGCTTGATGATATGTTTTGCATGAGATCTTCGTGGATCCCAGCGTTCTATCGTCATGAGCCTATGTCTGGGCTTATGCGGACCACTTCTAGATCAGAGAGCGAAAACCATTTTTTCTGTCAAGTTGCGAATTCTCAACTTACCCTTGTTGAGTTCTTTAACCATTTTGACGGTGCAATGGACATTCAAAGATTCAACCATCGGAAGAATGACCATATATCTAGAAATACAGTCCCGGATAACTTTTCTGAATCTACTCTAGAGGATGATGCCATGAAAATTTACACCAGGTCAATTTTTGCTGATCAACAGGCAGAGTTACAAGGAACATTGTCCGAGTGCCTTCCTATAGAGACTAAAATTGAGGAACCTTTTTTGAGGATAAGTATGAAGGATTGGAAAGCTCACGGCGACGGTTTATTAGAG gtATGTTTCAAGAAGGGCGAGGATGTAATTGCATTATGCACGTGTCGCAGGTTTGAACAATATGGATTGTTGTGCAAGCATATATATTTCGTGTTCAAGATGTTCAAAGTGAAGGAAATTCCCAACAAGTATGTAATGAGAAGATGGACTAAAGATGTGGTACCGAATGATCTTaataatacatttgatattactgTTGACGGTGATGATGCACATAAAAAGGCCAAAGAGGTTGCGTATGAGATTATGCAGACTGGAGAGTATCTTATTGGTAATCTGATCAAAGATTTCGATCATCTACTTATAGTTAGGGATCGGATGAGAGAGATGAAAGAAATGGTTGATGAActtcgcataaccaagcccatcGACCCTAAGTTTGATAGATATTCACGGTTAATTGGTTACGAGAAACCAAACACTGGCGAGCCACCTACAGTCCGTGTGCCAACCGGTATTAGAAACAAAGGACGAGGTTCACATAAGCGGATTAAATCAAAAAAAGAGAAAATTATTAGTCTAAAAGGCAAGAGAAGTCGGACATGCAGtgtttgcaatatcaaaggtcatgACATTCGAACCTGCGAGGTGTTAAAGGGTAAAGCTACTGCTGCTGATAAGGTTGCCAATAAGGAGGGGAGGAAAAGAAGAGCAATTCAGTTAGAGAAGGATCCTAATTTAGTTGATGAAGAGGACGAGGAGGTTGAAAGTGGTGACGAAGAGGAGTTTGAGGAGTCCGACGAAGCAGAAGATAGTGATTTTGAATGCGAAGACGAGTAG